Proteins co-encoded in one Nonomuraea helvata genomic window:
- the istA gene encoding IS21 family transposase yields MIKVEDWAEIRRLHRAEGMPIKAIARHLGIARNTVRRALAAEEPPKYQRPGKKSIVDAVEPQIRALLRQWPDMPATVIAERIGWQRSMTVLKDRIRQIRPEYRPLDPASRTSYQPGELAQCDLWFPPARIPVGPDRGMSLPVLVLVCGYSRWLLARMIPSRAAGDLFAGMWTLLSLLGATPKTLVWDNEGAIGAWKGGRPQLTQDAEAFRGTLGARILQCRPADPEAKGLVERANGYLETSFLPGRAFTGPHDFNTQLEGWLQRANQRHHRRLDCRPADRISADRAAMVALPPVPPTVGWRSATRLARDHYVRVASNDYSVHPSAIGRLVEVVADLEQVTVTCAGQVVARHERCWDVHQTLTDPAHARAAATLRAARLQAVATPIDTEVEQRQLSDYDALLGIETVA; encoded by the coding sequence GTGATCAAGGTGGAGGACTGGGCGGAGATCCGCCGGTTGCACCGGGCCGAGGGCATGCCCATCAAAGCGATCGCGCGGCATCTGGGCATCGCCAGGAACACGGTGCGGCGGGCGCTGGCGGCCGAGGAGCCGCCGAAGTATCAACGGCCGGGTAAGAAGTCGATCGTGGACGCGGTAGAACCGCAGATCCGGGCGCTGCTGCGGCAGTGGCCGGACATGCCCGCGACAGTGATCGCCGAGCGGATCGGCTGGCAGCGATCGATGACCGTGCTCAAGGACCGCATCCGGCAGATCCGGCCGGAGTACCGGCCGCTCGATCCTGCCTCGCGCACCAGCTACCAGCCGGGCGAGCTAGCCCAATGCGATCTCTGGTTCCCGCCGGCACGTATCCCGGTTGGCCCCGACCGAGGGATGAGTCTGCCGGTGTTGGTCCTGGTCTGCGGCTACTCGCGCTGGCTGCTGGCCCGGATGATCCCCTCCCGGGCGGCCGGGGACCTGTTCGCCGGGATGTGGACGTTGCTGTCCCTGCTCGGAGCCACCCCCAAGACGCTGGTGTGGGACAACGAGGGCGCCATCGGGGCATGGAAGGGCGGACGCCCGCAGCTCACCCAGGACGCCGAAGCCTTCCGCGGCACTCTCGGCGCCCGCATCCTGCAGTGCCGGCCAGCCGATCCGGAGGCCAAAGGCCTGGTGGAGCGAGCCAACGGCTATCTGGAAACCTCGTTCCTGCCGGGCCGGGCCTTCACCGGCCCGCACGACTTCAACACCCAGCTGGAGGGTTGGCTGCAGCGGGCTAACCAGCGCCATCACCGGCGCCTGGACTGCCGCCCGGCGGACCGGATCAGCGCGGATCGGGCAGCGATGGTCGCGTTGCCGCCCGTGCCGCCGACCGTGGGCTGGCGCAGCGCGACCCGGCTGGCGCGCGATCACTACGTGCGCGTCGCCTCCAACGACTACTCCGTCCACCCGTCGGCGATCGGCCGCCTGGTCGAGGTCGTCGCCGACCTGGAGCAGGTCACGGTGACCTGCGCGGGGCAGGTGGTGGCCCGGCACGAGCGCTGCTGGGATGTCCACCAGACGCTCACCGACCCCGCTCACGCCAGGGCCGCGGCGACGCTGCGCGCGGCCCGGCTGCAGGCCGTGGCCACGCCGATCGACACCGAGGTGGAACAACGCCAGCTCAGCGACTACGACGCCCTGCTCGGCATCGAGACGGTGGCGTGA
- the istB gene encoding IS21-like element helper ATPase IstB encodes MAARTSAATASTAAASGRNIGAELAYLTRVLKAPSLAAAIERLAERARAESWSHEEFLAACLQREVAARDSHGGEARIRAARFPARKALEDFDYDHQRSLKREAIAHLSTLDFVTAKDNVVFLGPPGTGKTHLSIGLGIRACQAGHRVAFATAAEWVARLADAHAAGRLQDELIKLARIPVLIVDEVGYIPFESEAANLFFQLVSSRYERASLIVTSNKPFGRWGEVFGDDVVAAAMIDRLVHHAEVISLKGDSYRLKNRDLGRVPPVRSEHEQ; translated from the coding sequence ATGGCCGCACGAACCAGCGCCGCCACCGCGTCAACGGCGGCAGCCAGCGGCCGCAACATCGGCGCCGAGCTGGCCTACCTGACCCGCGTGCTGAAGGCACCTTCACTGGCAGCGGCCATCGAGCGGCTAGCCGAACGGGCCCGCGCCGAGTCCTGGAGTCATGAGGAGTTCCTGGCCGCCTGCCTGCAACGTGAAGTGGCCGCCCGCGACTCCCACGGCGGCGAGGCCCGCATCCGCGCCGCGCGCTTCCCGGCCCGCAAGGCCCTGGAGGATTTCGACTACGACCACCAGCGCTCTCTCAAACGCGAGGCCATCGCGCATCTGAGCACGCTGGACTTCGTCACCGCCAAAGACAACGTAGTCTTCCTCGGCCCGCCCGGCACCGGCAAAACGCACCTGTCGATCGGCCTGGGCATCCGCGCCTGCCAAGCCGGCCATCGGGTCGCTTTCGCCACCGCTGCAGAGTGGGTGGCCCGTCTGGCAGACGCGCACGCCGCCGGCCGCTTGCAGGACGAGTTGATCAAGCTGGCCCGCATCCCGGTCCTGATCGTCGACGAGGTGGGCTACATCCCGTTCGAGTCCGAGGCTGCCAACTTGTTCTTCCAGCTGGTCTCCAGCCGCTACGAACGCGCCTCGCTGATCGTCACGTCCAACAAGCCCTTCGGCCGCTGGGGCGAGGTGTTCGGCGACGACGTGGTCGCCGCCGCCATGATCGACCGTCTCGTCCACCACGCCGAAGTCATCTCACTGAAGGGAGACAGCTACCGGCTGAAGAACCGCGACCTGGGCCGGGTCCCACCGGTCCGCTCTGAGCACGAGCAGTAA
- a CDS encoding replication initiator has product MSEVPHLSPEMLAVMQRAAMPDFARWQQMVHATGGCAQPVRLHGERYTLDSRTGEVLDMYRTADEPTGFLLTACGNRRASRCPACSAVYKDDTYHLIITGLRGGKGVPEEVSQHPRAFVTFTAPSFGVVHAHREQSGRTLPCRPRPNRPVCEHGRSKGCGLRHERDDVQVGQPLCVDCYDYIGAVLWNAHAGVLWREFAKTMPSVLARLLGITRMKLRRTVRLSYAKVAEHQARGMVHFHAVVRLDGPDGPADHPPDHITIDLLDRAIRRTADQVAVRIEDGPPSPVRWGDQLDIRPVYVSAELGGLSDQRVAAYVAKYATKGAESAGTVDRPIRHAGEIARLEVTEHARRMIYTCFSLAELQPYRTLLLRRWAHMLGYRGHFSTKSRHYSIRLGDIRQARAGFRAEQARLIMGTAPPDPEKTVTVGEWRYAGSGHRHGEAFGLR; this is encoded by the coding sequence ATGAGCGAGGTTCCTCACCTGTCACCCGAGATGCTGGCCGTGATGCAGCGAGCGGCCATGCCCGACTTCGCCCGCTGGCAACAGATGGTCCACGCCACGGGCGGCTGCGCCCAACCGGTCCGGCTGCACGGCGAGAGGTACACGCTGGACAGCCGGACGGGCGAAGTCCTCGACATGTACCGGACCGCCGACGAGCCAACCGGCTTCCTACTCACAGCATGCGGCAACCGGCGCGCGTCCAGATGCCCGGCCTGCTCGGCGGTCTACAAGGACGACACGTACCACCTGATCATCACTGGCCTACGCGGCGGCAAGGGCGTTCCGGAGGAGGTCAGCCAGCATCCCCGGGCGTTCGTCACCTTCACCGCCCCCTCCTTCGGAGTCGTCCACGCCCACCGCGAGCAGTCCGGCCGGACACTCCCATGTCGTCCGCGCCCGAACCGTCCCGTCTGCGAGCATGGCCGGTCGAAGGGTTGCGGTTTGCGTCATGAGCGCGATGACGTCCAGGTCGGACAGCCCCTGTGCGTGGACTGCTACGACTACATCGGAGCCGTCCTGTGGAACGCTCACGCGGGCGTCCTCTGGCGGGAGTTCGCCAAGACGATGCCGAGCGTCCTGGCCCGCCTGCTCGGCATCACCCGAATGAAGCTACGCCGGACGGTCCGCCTCTCGTACGCCAAGGTCGCCGAGCACCAAGCGCGCGGCATGGTCCACTTCCATGCCGTCGTCAGACTCGACGGACCGGACGGACCCGCCGACCACCCTCCGGACCACATCACTATCGACCTGCTCGACCGGGCCATACGCCGGACCGCCGATCAGGTCGCGGTCCGAATAGAGGACGGACCGCCCTCGCCCGTCCGGTGGGGCGATCAGCTCGACATACGGCCGGTCTACGTCTCGGCCGAGCTGGGCGGGTTGAGCGATCAGCGAGTCGCCGCGTACGTGGCCAAGTACGCCACCAAGGGAGCCGAGTCTGCAGGCACCGTTGACCGTCCGATTCGACATGCCGGGGAGATCGCCAGGTTGGAGGTCACCGAGCACGCCCGCCGCATGATCTACACCTGTTTCAGTCTCGCCGAGCTCCAGCCCTACCGAACCCTGCTCCTGCGGCGGTGGGCGCACATGCTCGGCTACCGGGGACACTTCTCCACCAAGTCCCGCCACTACTCGATCAGACTCGGGGACATTCGACAGGCCCGCGCCGGCTTCCGTGCCGAGCAAGCCCGGCTGATCATGGGCACTGCGCCTCCCGATCCGGAGAAGACCGTGACGGTAGGCGAATGGCGCTATGCCGGAAGCGGCCACCGCCACGGAGAGGCTTTTGGGCTGAGGTAG
- a CDS encoding helix-turn-helix transcriptional regulator: MTQIPPQFWSGPVVAAALAECDLPTILEEVRRAHGWTQGQLAEAVGYSQSWVSKVLRGRQPLTVDQVREISIQIGVPLHLLRFGTRGDDDPTKRRDFGKALALTALAGVALPKRPDVDETTAATLTSITGAQRRLEAVTPARELARPAVAQVDLASRVLGRASRSPHADEIRAGLSEAAGFAAWVHADMQDTGSARFYYRRAIDSARRANHALLAAYMIGSLAAFEIDADDPLIGLNLLVRARWEIGERPPAIARAWLSSLEALGHATARDEAAALQALGAAEEAVRAGERAAAPPWPWVFPFDHAKLAGYRALVMVRLKRPVEAVAAFNESLSSAQPGAKQRGVLMTEVATAEAMSGRYDEALYLASNALTVATTYGSERVLHRVKNFRRSYAGPSSGALRSFDERLHATLI; this comes from the coding sequence GTGACCCAGATACCGCCGCAGTTCTGGTCCGGGCCAGTCGTGGCCGCCGCTCTCGCCGAGTGCGATCTACCAACCATCCTCGAAGAGGTGCGGCGGGCGCACGGTTGGACGCAGGGCCAGCTCGCTGAGGCGGTCGGCTACTCCCAGAGTTGGGTGTCCAAGGTGTTGCGTGGTCGTCAGCCGCTCACTGTGGACCAGGTCCGGGAGATATCCATCCAGATCGGGGTGCCGCTTCATTTGCTCCGATTCGGAACCCGAGGGGATGACGATCCGACGAAGCGCAGAGATTTCGGCAAGGCGCTGGCGTTGACCGCGCTGGCGGGGGTGGCCCTGCCCAAGCGGCCCGATGTGGACGAGACGACGGCCGCCACGCTGACCAGCATCACGGGCGCCCAGCGTCGGTTGGAGGCGGTCACGCCTGCGCGCGAACTCGCCAGGCCGGCTGTGGCGCAGGTCGATCTTGCGAGCCGCGTTCTCGGCCGCGCGTCGCGGTCTCCGCATGCTGACGAGATCCGGGCCGGTCTGAGCGAGGCGGCGGGCTTCGCGGCCTGGGTGCATGCCGACATGCAGGACACCGGTTCGGCGCGTTTCTACTACCGGCGCGCCATCGACAGCGCGCGACGGGCCAACCATGCGCTGCTGGCGGCGTACATGATCGGTAGTCTGGCCGCGTTCGAGATCGACGCCGACGATCCGCTGATTGGACTGAATCTCCTGGTGCGGGCGCGGTGGGAGATCGGTGAGCGGCCACCGGCCATCGCTCGTGCGTGGCTGTCGAGTCTCGAAGCGCTCGGCCATGCGACCGCGCGAGACGAGGCGGCAGCGCTTCAGGCGTTGGGCGCGGCTGAGGAGGCGGTACGGGCTGGTGAACGGGCCGCCGCGCCGCCTTGGCCATGGGTGTTCCCGTTCGATCACGCCAAGCTGGCGGGGTATCGGGCTCTGGTGATGGTACGGCTCAAGCGGCCGGTTGAAGCCGTTGCCGCGTTCAATGAGTCGCTTTCGTCGGCCCAGCCCGGCGCGAAGCAGCGGGGTGTGCTCATGACGGAGGTGGCGACGGCTGAGGCCATGTCGGGGCGCTATGACGAGGCGCTGTATCTGGCTTCCAACGCGCTTACGGTGGCGACGACGTATGGCTCCGAGCGTGTCCTGCACCGGGTCAAGAACTTCCGACGATCGTATGCCGGGCCGTCGTCCGGCGCTTTGCGCTCGTTCGACGAGCGTCTTCACGCCACTCTGATCTAG
- the msrA gene encoding peptide-methionine (S)-S-oxide reductase MsrA, with translation MGWLFGGNKTSMVRPEDALPGRQDPMPIPSRHAVLDAPLTPPPGREVADFGLGCFWGAERKFWQTPGVVTTAVGYQGGYTPNPTYEEVCSGLTGHAEVVRVAFDPAQVSYEELLRVFWEAHDPTQGMRQGNDVGTQYRSAIYYHSPEQQKAAEASRDAYQGVLKAAGYGEITTEVAAAGPFYYAEDYHQQYLHRNKNGYCGIGGTGVVCPVGLTSGEA, from the coding sequence ATGGGCTGGCTTTTCGGCGGCAACAAGACATCGATGGTCCGACCCGAGGACGCCCTCCCGGGCCGCCAGGACCCGATGCCGATCCCCTCCCGCCACGCGGTCCTCGACGCCCCGCTCACCCCGCCCCCGGGCCGGGAGGTCGCCGACTTCGGCCTCGGCTGCTTCTGGGGCGCCGAGCGCAAGTTCTGGCAGACGCCCGGGGTCGTCACGACGGCGGTGGGCTACCAGGGCGGCTACACGCCCAACCCGACGTACGAGGAGGTCTGCAGCGGCCTCACGGGCCATGCTGAGGTCGTCCGGGTGGCGTTCGACCCGGCTCAGGTGTCGTACGAGGAGCTCCTGAGGGTCTTCTGGGAGGCCCACGACCCGACGCAGGGCATGCGCCAGGGCAACGACGTGGGGACGCAGTACCGTTCGGCCATCTATTACCACTCGCCGGAGCAGCAGAAGGCGGCGGAGGCGTCTCGGGACGCGTACCAGGGGGTGCTGAAGGCGGCCGGCTACGGTGAGATCACCACGGAGGTCGCCGCGGCGGGCCCGTTCTACTATGCCGAGGACTATCACCAGCAGTACCTCCACCGCAACAAAAACGGCTACTGCGGAATCGGCGGGACGGGCGTCGTCTGTCCGGTGGGCCTGACCTCCGGCGAGGCGTAG
- the rarD gene encoding EamA family transporter RarD, with protein MPDLRRGVLFGIAAYTLWGLFPLYWPLLKPSGAVEILAHRMVWSLVVVAAVLAVRRHWSWIRPLVRQPAKLGLLALAAALVTVNWGVYIYSVNSGHVVESALGYFINPLVNVLFGVVLLRERMRPLQWAAVGFGALAVVVLTVDYGRPPWIALTLAVSFGVYGLVKKRANVAATEGLAIEALVLFLPALGYILFLQTGGQGTFAGHGLGHALLLFGGGVATAVPLIWFGAAAIRVPLSTMGLLQYIAPVLQFACGVLIAKETMPSSRWIGFSIVWLALAIFTYDSIRTARAARRVRLSARTLDHVVT; from the coding sequence ATGCCTGATCTTCGGCGCGGTGTCTTGTTCGGGATCGCCGCCTACACCTTGTGGGGCCTGTTCCCCCTCTACTGGCCGCTCCTCAAGCCGTCCGGCGCCGTCGAGATCCTGGCGCACCGCATGGTGTGGTCGCTCGTCGTGGTCGCCGCCGTGCTGGCCGTCCGCCGGCACTGGTCCTGGATCCGCCCCCTCGTCAGACAGCCCGCGAAGCTGGGACTCCTCGCGCTGGCCGCCGCGCTCGTCACCGTGAACTGGGGCGTCTACATCTACTCGGTCAACAGCGGGCACGTCGTCGAGAGCGCTCTAGGCTACTTCATCAACCCGCTCGTCAACGTGCTGTTCGGCGTGGTGCTGCTGCGGGAGCGGATGCGGCCGCTGCAGTGGGCGGCCGTCGGGTTCGGGGCGCTCGCGGTGGTGGTGCTGACGGTCGACTACGGGCGGCCGCCGTGGATCGCGCTCACGCTGGCCGTCAGCTTCGGCGTGTACGGGCTGGTCAAGAAGCGGGCCAACGTGGCGGCCACCGAGGGTCTCGCCATCGAGGCCCTGGTGCTGTTCCTTCCCGCGCTCGGCTACATCCTCTTCCTGCAGACGGGCGGGCAGGGAACGTTCGCCGGGCACGGACTCGGGCACGCTCTGCTGCTGTTCGGAGGCGGGGTGGCCACCGCTGTGCCGCTGATCTGGTTCGGGGCGGCGGCCATCCGGGTGCCGCTCAGCACCATGGGGCTCCTGCAGTACATCGCGCCGGTCCTGCAGTTCGCCTGCGGCGTGCTGATCGCCAAGGAGACGATGCCGTCCAGCCGGTGGATCGGGTTCTCGATCGTCTGGCTGGCCTTGGCGATCTTCACGTACGACAGCATCCGAACGGCCCGGGCCGCCCGGCGCGTCCGGCTGTCAGCCAGAACGCTCGACCACGTAGTCACATAG
- a CDS encoding polyprenyl synthetase family protein: MSAPPVVDLPIEDERLAQDLATGMAAVEKLLRSSVESEDAFVTEASKHLIEAGGKRFRTLLLLLAAQFGDPSAPGVVPGAVVIELTHLGSLYHDDVMDEAPVRRGSPSANARWDNTVAILTGDFLFAQASDLLADLGPELIRIQAQTFSRLVQGQIRETVGPRDGEDPIAHHLGVLTDKTGSLIAASGRFGALLSGAPADVEERLSRACEAIGVAWQLGDDLLDVASTGVQSGKTPGTDLREGVKTLPVLYALASDESSRLGELLSGPVAEEDVDEALTLLRAHPAMGQARAELESWVDRARTDISGLPDIPARSAFLALCDYVVERSG; this comes from the coding sequence ATGTCTGCGCCTCCCGTGGTTGACCTTCCCATCGAGGACGAGCGGTTGGCGCAGGACCTGGCCACCGGAATGGCCGCGGTCGAGAAACTCCTGCGCTCGTCGGTGGAGAGCGAGGACGCCTTCGTCACGGAGGCGTCCAAGCACCTCATCGAGGCCGGCGGCAAGCGGTTCCGCACGCTGCTGCTGCTGCTCGCCGCGCAGTTCGGCGACCCGTCCGCGCCGGGTGTCGTGCCCGGCGCGGTGGTGATCGAGCTGACCCATCTGGGCTCGCTCTACCACGACGACGTCATGGACGAGGCCCCGGTACGCCGGGGCTCTCCGTCCGCCAACGCCCGGTGGGACAACACCGTGGCGATCCTCACCGGCGACTTCCTGTTCGCCCAGGCGTCCGACCTCCTCGCGGATCTCGGCCCCGAGTTGATCCGCATTCAGGCGCAGACGTTCTCCCGCCTCGTGCAGGGGCAGATCCGCGAGACCGTGGGCCCGCGTGACGGCGAAGACCCGATCGCCCACCACCTGGGCGTGCTGACCGACAAGACCGGCTCCCTGATCGCCGCCTCCGGCCGCTTCGGCGCGCTGCTGTCCGGCGCCCCCGCCGATGTCGAGGAGCGGCTCAGCCGGGCGTGCGAGGCCATCGGCGTGGCCTGGCAGCTCGGCGACGACCTGCTGGACGTGGCCTCCACCGGCGTGCAGTCGGGCAAGACGCCGGGGACCGACCTGCGGGAGGGCGTCAAGACCCTGCCGGTCCTGTACGCGCTGGCGTCGGACGAGTCCTCCCGGCTGGGCGAGCTGCTGTCGGGGCCGGTGGCGGAAGAGGACGTGGACGAGGCGTTGACCTTGCTCCGCGCCCACCCCGCGATGGGGCAGGCGCGGGCGGAGCTGGAATCGTGGGTGGACCGGGCTCGTACCGACATCTCCGGCCTTCCCGACATCCCCGCCAGGTCCGCATTTTTGGCGCTATGTGACTACGTGGTCGAGCGTTCTGGCTGA
- the nuoN gene encoding NADH-quinone oxidoreductase subunit NuoN, with protein sequence MNSIPAPTIEYGTLAPLLVVFGAAIIGVLVEAFAPRYLRKSIHVPLTLLSLFGAFALVLVQVLRGNVPTAPVAMGAVAVDGPALFIWGVILVLSFVCVLLINDEGHFVASAAAVPGSADEEEAEAEGSGHTEVYPLVLFAVGGMLLFPAAHDLLTMFVGLEVMSLPLYLLCGLARRRRLLSQEASMKYFLLGAFSSAFFLYGTAMVYGFAGTVSLPGINAAMAKSASLDPILMLGLALLGVGLLFKIGAAPFQAWKPDVYQGAPTPITALMASGTLVAAVGAVLRVFWVGLGNLDWNWRPIIWGVAALTMIVGSILAITQTEIKRMLAYSSIAHAGFLLVGVMATYGSADQNVVSLKAILFYLAVYGVTTVGAFAVVTLVRDPGGEAGHLSRWAGLGKRAPLLAGVFAFFLLAFAGIPMTSGFFGKYAVFAAALNSGTQPGDSMGGWMAGLVVVGVVASAIAAFFYVRVIVLMFFSEPAADGPAIAVPSMGTVAVIAVSLLVTVGVGLYPESVLGVANDAARSLFIR encoded by the coding sequence GTGAACTCCATCCCAGCGCCGACGATCGAGTACGGCACGCTGGCGCCGCTGCTGGTGGTCTTCGGCGCGGCCATCATCGGCGTGCTGGTCGAGGCGTTCGCGCCGCGATACCTGCGTAAGTCGATCCACGTACCGCTCACCCTGCTGAGCCTGTTCGGCGCGTTCGCGCTGGTGCTCGTGCAGGTCCTGCGCGGCAACGTGCCGACCGCGCCGGTCGCCATGGGCGCGGTCGCGGTGGACGGGCCCGCGCTGTTCATCTGGGGCGTCATCCTCGTCCTGTCGTTCGTGTGCGTGCTGCTGATCAACGACGAGGGCCACTTCGTCGCCTCGGCCGCGGCCGTGCCCGGCAGCGCCGACGAGGAGGAGGCCGAGGCAGAGGGCAGCGGGCACACCGAGGTGTACCCGCTGGTGCTGTTCGCCGTCGGCGGCATGCTGCTCTTCCCGGCCGCCCACGACCTGCTGACGATGTTCGTCGGCCTCGAGGTCATGTCGCTGCCGCTCTACCTGCTGTGCGGCCTGGCCCGCCGGCGCCGCCTGCTGTCGCAGGAGGCGTCCATGAAGTACTTCCTGCTGGGCGCGTTCTCCTCGGCCTTCTTCCTGTACGGCACCGCGATGGTGTACGGCTTCGCGGGCACCGTCTCGCTGCCCGGCATCAACGCGGCCATGGCCAAGAGCGCCTCGCTCGACCCGATCCTGATGCTCGGGCTGGCGCTGCTCGGCGTGGGCCTGCTGTTCAAGATCGGCGCAGCGCCGTTCCAGGCCTGGAAGCCGGACGTCTACCAGGGCGCTCCGACCCCGATCACCGCTCTGATGGCCTCCGGCACGCTGGTCGCGGCCGTGGGCGCCGTGCTGCGGGTGTTCTGGGTGGGTCTGGGCAACCTCGACTGGAACTGGCGGCCGATCATCTGGGGCGTCGCCGCGCTCACGATGATCGTCGGCTCGATCCTGGCGATCACACAGACCGAGATCAAGCGGATGCTGGCGTACTCGTCGATCGCGCACGCGGGCTTCCTGCTCGTCGGCGTGATGGCCACGTACGGCTCCGCGGACCAGAACGTCGTGTCCCTGAAGGCGATCCTGTTCTACCTCGCGGTCTACGGCGTCACCACGGTGGGCGCGTTCGCGGTGGTCACGCTCGTACGTGACCCGGGCGGCGAGGCCGGGCACCTGTCACGCTGGGCCGGGCTCGGCAAGCGCGCGCCGCTGCTGGCCGGGGTCTTCGCCTTCTTCCTGCTGGCCTTCGCGGGCATCCCGATGACGAGCGGCTTCTTCGGCAAGTACGCCGTCTTCGCGGCCGCCCTGAACAGCGGGACGCAGCCCGGCGACTCGATGGGCGGCTGGATGGCCGGCCTGGTCGTGGTGGGTGTGGTGGCCTCGGCCATCGCCGCGTTCTTCTACGTCCGCGTCATCGTGTTGATGTTCTTCAGCGAGCCGGCGGCCGACGGACCGGCGATCGCGGTGCCCAGTATGGGGACCGTGGCCGTCATCGCCGTCTCCCTGCTGGTTACCGTAGGGGTGGGGCTCTACCCGGAGTCCGTGCTCGGTGTTGCCAACGACGCTGCTCGCAGCCTGTTCATCAGATAA